Proteins from one Porites lutea chromosome 3, jaPorLute2.1, whole genome shotgun sequence genomic window:
- the LOC140929730 gene encoding uncharacterized protein: MKTLILLALLGFVLAFSLAIPFKEDTAEAYDAERNELERDIQADEDERNKGINGRNENDQEEEDDDENVYAVQPVDDDDQEVENQDENENALTNPGNKVEEPVWPLLVGRAVFRRFRRRRRRRRRGRRWG; the protein is encoded by the exons ATGAAGACTCTAATTCTGTTGGCATTGCTTGGCTTTGTACTGGCCTTCAGCTTGGCTATTCCATTCAAAGAAGATACTGCTGAAGCATATGATGCTGAAAGGAACGAACTTGAGAGGGACATCCAAGCAGACGAAGATGAACG GAACAAAGGTATAAACGGCAGAAACGAAAACgatcaagaagaagaagacgatgACGAAAACGTTTATGCTGTACAACCAGTAGACGATGATGACCAGGAAGTGGAGAACCAAGATGAGAATGAAAATGCTTTGACCAATCCAGGAAATAAAGTTGAAGAACCTGTCTGGCCCCTTCTTGTTGGTCGCGCAGTATTTCGACGTTTCCGCCGACGCAGGCGTCGCAGACGTAGAGGCCGTCGATGGGGTTAA